The window GTGGCCGAAGACGCGGGCCTCGCCGCCGTCGGGACGCAGCAGGGTCGCCAGCATGCGCACGGTCGTGGTCTTGCCCGCGCCGTTCGGACCGAGGAGGCCGTAGACCGTGCCCGCCTCGATGCGCAGATCCACTCCGTCGACCGCGCGGTTGTCGCCGAAGGTCTTCACCAGGCCCGCCGTCTCGATGGCCGGCCCGGTCCACTGGTCGGTGCGCTTGCTGCTCGTCATGTCGGTCCGCCCATTCGCGTCGTTCACGTGGTTGCTCGTCGCCTGCCCGTGGCCCTGCCGGTGTCCTCCGAGATCCCCCGCCTCGCTGCCGGGGCCCCTCAAGGGTGCGTCCGCCGTCCCTGAAGGGCATCGGTCCGGCGGCGCGGTTTTCGATCCGTCTCGGGATGTAGACCTCCGACGGTTCGAAAACTCATCGGCCGGACGGCGGGAGATGTGCGCGGGGCCCGTGACGGCGGTGCCCGACGGGCCTCCGGTGGAGGGTTCACCCGAACGGGTGTTACCTGGTTCTGGGGAATGGAGGCCGATCATGCGTGTGACCCCGGCTCTGCGGACCCTTGGAATCGCCCTGGTCAGCGGTGGTGTGCTGGCCGTCGCGGCCGCCGGTACGGCGACCGCGGGAGACTCCCGCGGCTTTGGCCACGACGACGGGGAACCCGTGTGGGGCACCGTCGTCTCCCGCGGCGAACTGAACCTGCGGGCCCACCCCGACACCGGCTCGGCCGTCCTCGGGCGGCTCTCGCCCGGCAGTCAGGACCGGGTCGCGTGCGCCACGACCGGATCGCGGGTCTTCGGCGACCCGTACTGGTACTGGCTCGTCGGGGCGCGGGCCTGGGCGAGTGCCGCGTTCGTGGACATCGGCACGGCGGGGGTGCCGAAGTGCTCCGACCCCTGCGAGGGGGACTGGAAGGACCGGTGGCACGACACCGGGAACTGCAACGGCTGCGACGAGGGTTCCTGGAGCTCCACCGGCTCCTGGACCGCGTCCGGAACGTGGAGCTGGACCTTCTCCGGCTCCTGGGACGCCTCGGGCTCGGGCTGGGAGTGGGTGCCCGGCAGGCGGTGAGTCCGAGGACGACGGGTCGTCCGGGACGGGGAAGTGGTGGGTGAGGCCCGGACGCCCGCGCGGTTCCGGGCCCCGGCG of the Streptomyces aurantiacus genome contains:
- a CDS encoding SH3 domain-containing protein, giving the protein MRVTPALRTLGIALVSGGVLAVAAAGTATAGDSRGFGHDDGEPVWGTVVSRGELNLRAHPDTGSAVLGRLSPGSQDRVACATTGSRVFGDPYWYWLVGARAWASAAFVDIGTAGVPKCSDPCEGDWKDRWHDTGNCNGCDEGSWSSTGSWTASGTWSWTFSGSWDASGSGWEWVPGRR